Within the Acidimicrobiales bacterium genome, the region GATCGTCGAATACCGGCACGAGGTGTTCGAGCCACGTCGGCGTCGGCAGGCAGTCGTCGTCGGTGAACACGATGATCTCCGCGTCCGTGACGGCGACGCCGGCGTTGCGCCCGCCGCCGGGCCCGCGGTTCGCGTCGAGGCGGAGCGTCGCCAGTCCAGTGGTCGGCGTGTCGTCGGTCGACGCGTTGTCGACAATTACGGCTTCGAAGTCGCGAAACGTCTGCGCCTCCAGGCACTTCACCAACTCGCGCAGGTACCCGGCCCGGTTGTACGTGCTGACGACGACGGCGACGCGAGCCATGACGCGCCGACGTTACTTAGAAGGGCTGGTCGCCGATGATCGTGATGCGTTCCATCACGCGGCGGTTGGGAAAGTAGTCGGAAATGGCGTAGTGCTGCGTCGAGCGGTTGTCCCAGAAGGCGACGTCGCCGGGCTGCCACTTCCAGCGGCACTGGTACTCGCCGAAGCCGGCCTGGATCCACAGTTGCTCGAGCAGCGCCCGGCTCTCGTCGGGATCCATGCCGACGATGAACTGCGTGAAGCCGCGGTTCACGTACAGCATCTTGCGTCCGGTCTCCGGATGGGTGCGCACGACGGGGTGACGCGCCGGCGGGAAGTCCTGGCGCAGCGCGTCGCGCTCGGCGGGCTTCATGGTGAGGCCGAAGCTGTAGAGCCAGTCGTGTTCGGCGACGAGACCCTCGATGCGCTGCTTGGTCGCGTCGTTGAGGCCGTCGTAGGCGGCGCACATGTCCGCCCACATCGTGTCGCCGCCGACCGGCGGCACTTCGATGGCGCGCAACACCGAACCGAGCGACGGGATCTCGCGCCACGTCACGTCGGAGTGCCACACGTTCTCGTAGCCCCCGAGGTCGGGGCCCTTTTCGAAGCGGACGACTTCGGCCTTGCCGTGCGACTGGTCGGTCGTGAGCTTGATGAACGGATGCGACTCGAGCGGACCCCAGTGGGCGGCGAAGTCGGCGTGCTGCTCGCCGGTGATGTCCTGGTTGCGGAAGAAGATGACCTTCCACTCGAGCAGCGCGCGGTTCAGCTGCGCGAACAGCTCGTCGTCGACATCATCGGCGAGCGACACACCGTTGATGACCGCACCGATGGTCGGTGTCAGCGGCTCGACCGTGAAGCGGGAGTAGGGCGTGTCGGCCCACCCGTCGGGCGTGCGGCTGTAGACGCGCGGCCCGGGGTGATAGTCGGTGAGGAGGCCGTTGAGGTCGGCGGTGATGGTCATGGACGTGTCCTTTCGAGGACGGGCGCCGTCAGCACGGCGACCCCGGTGGAGATCAGTTCGTCGGCGAGTACTTCGGGCGACAGGCGCGCCTGGCCGCGATCACCCGCGCCTTCCCAGCCGGCGATCGTGCCGAGCACGAGCGTCATCAATTGGTCGAGGCGGCTGTGGCGGATGGGGCGCGACAAGTCGTCGAGGGCGCGGTTGAGCTTGCGCATCGCGGTCGCAAACGGGGCGCCGGTCGCGACGCGCTGCAACGCGTCCCATGCCTCGGTGTCCCAGCGGGCGCGCGCCTGGAAGCGCGCGTACCAGCCGTCGACCTCCGCCACCACTTCCACCAGCGGGACGACGATGGCGGCGACGAGGCCGCGCACGTCGCCATCGGCGACTCCTGTTAGATGGGCCTGGCGGCGCTGGTTGACGACGCGCATCCGGTTCTCGTACACCGCGGCCACCAACCCGAGGCGGTCGCCAAAGTGGTACTGCGCGGCGTTGTGGTTGCGCTGGCCGGCCGCCGCCGACACGTCACGCAGCGATACGCCCTCGATCCCGCGCTGCGCGAACAAACGCTCCGCCGCTTCGACCAGCGCCGCGCGCGCCGCCTCTCCCCGCACCGCCACGCCGACAAAGTAAGTCAAGTGGCGTAATAAGTCAAGTGGCGTAATCCGTCGACGTCGACCCTCTACCTTTTGGTCCGTCTCAGCCAGGGTCTTTCTGTCTCAGACGGACCAAAACCCGAGGGGGGCTACGACGCGCGGGGTTTCAGCGCCGCGAGGGCCTCGTCGGCGTGCTTTTCCATCGACGTCTCGGACTTGATGACGGCGAGGATGGTGCGGTCGGTGTCGATGACGAAGGTGACGCGCTTGTCGAAGCGCAGCTTGATCGGCCCGAGCCCACGGCTGACGCCGAACATCGTCGCGACCTTCTTGTCGGAGTCGGCGAGCAGCGGATAGCCGAAGCCGTGCTTGTCGGCGAACTGTTTCTGCTTGTCGACCTTGTCGGCGCTGATGCCGACCGGGTGGGCGCCCACTTCGGCGAAGTCCTTGGCGACGTCGCGGAAGTGGCACGCCTCGGCGGTGCAGCCACTCGTCATCGCCGCGGGATAGAAGAACAGCACTACCGGGCCGCTTTCGAGGAGGCCCGACAGCGTGCGGGGTGTTCCCGTCTCGTCGGGTAGCTCGAAGTCGTCGACGGTGTCTCCGGTGTTCAGCATTCTGAAACCTCACTAGTATTTGAGACGTGAGTCTCACGTCTTCGAGCTTGCGGGAACGCAAGAAGCAGCGTACGGCCGACGACCTGTTCGACGCCGCCCTGTCGCTGTTCGCCCAGCGCGGCTACGACGACGTGACCGTCGAAGAGATCTGCGAGCTGGCCGACGTCAGCCGCGCCACGTTCTTCCGGTACTACGGATCGAAGGCCGGTCTCGTCGCCGAGTTCAACCGACGGCTCGCCGAACGCGTGACGGCGCGGATCGCGCGGCTGAAGGAGCCCACGGCCACTGAGCAACTCTTCGCCATGCAGGAGGAGCTGGCCGACGCGTGGACGAACTGCGGTCCGGCCGTCCGGGCCATGGCGCTCGACTTTGCCCACGTGGTCACGGTCGACGCCGACACTGCGCCGCCGCCGTTCCCCGAGTTGCTGATGCTCGTCACCGGCATCGTCGACGACGGCCAGCGCTCGGGCGAGTTCGCGACGTCCCACGCTCCTGTATTCGTTGCCGCCACCATCGCCGGATTGCTCGGCGGCATCACCATGCACTGGCTCGCCACCCGCGTCGACCGGGACGGGCGCCCAACGAAGCAGGGAAAGCTCGGTCGCGCCATGCACGACGCCCTCGACCTCTTGATCAAAGGACTTGAGAAATGACCATGATCGAAGTTCCGCCCGAACCGCCCGTCGATCACCCCGCGGCGCTGTTCGTCGTCCCGCGCCTGTGGGCCGACATGGACGAGTGGCACGCCCGGGTGGCGAAGCTGCGCGCCGAGACCCCGGTCATCGAGGCCGACTTCGAAGGCTTCGCGCCCTTCACCGTGCTGACGCGTCACGAAGACATCGCGTCGATCGAGCGCGACCACAACTCGTGGCTCAACACGCCTTTCTCGGTGCTCGGCCCGCAGATGCAGCAGGAGCAGGCGGAGGCGAGCGGCATGCCGCTGCCGGCGTCGCTCGTGCAGCTCGACGGCACCAAGCACCGCACCCACCGAGCTGTCACCGCCGATTGGTTCAAGCCGGCGGTCGTGGGCAACCGACAGGAGCGCATCGCGGAGATCGCGCAGCAGTACGTCGACAAGATGCGCGACCTCGGTGACCGCTGCGACTTCGCCGCCGACATCGCGCAGCCCTACACGCTGCACGTGATCATGGACATCTACGGCGTGCCCGAAGAGGACGAGCCGCTGATGCGCGAGCTCACCCAGGGCGTGTTCGGTGCCGCCGACCCCGAGTTCGGCGGCGACGATCCCGGGGCCGCGCTGCTGGGCGCCGTCATGAAGTTCATCGCCTACTTCAACGAAGTGACCGAAGACCGCAAGGCGCACCCCCGCGACGACCTCGCGTCGGTGATCGCCAACGCGCAGATCGACGGCGCGCCCATCGGCGACATCGAGCGGCTCTGGTACTACATCATCGTGGCGACCGCCGGCCACGACACGACGTCCTACGGCCTGTCGGGCGGCATGGAGGCGCTGCTGCACGATCCGGCGCAGCTGTTCGGCCTCGCCGGTGATCCCGACCGCGTCGTGCGCGCCACCGAAGAGATCATCCGCTGGACGACGCCCGTGCGCCACTTCCTGCGCTACACGACCCACGACGTCGAACTGCACGGCGTGAACATCCCCGAAGGCGGGCGGGTCCTGCTGTCGTACCCGTCGGCCAACCGCGACGAGCGCGTGTTCGCCGACTCGATGACCTTCGACATCGACCGCACCGACTCGGACCGCCAGCTGTCCTTCGGCGCGGGCGTGCACTTCTGCCTCGGCGCCCACTTCGCCCGCCGCGAGATTCGCACGATGCTCACGCTGCTGTCCGAGCAATTGGCGTCGATCGAAGCGAACGGGACGCCGCAGTGGTCCGAGTCGCACTTCGTGTCGGGCGTCAAGCACCTCCCGATCGGTTATACGTTCAAGCCGTGAGCCTCGCCGACCTCTGGGATCCCAACCTCTCGCTGCTCGAGTGGCGGACCCGGCTCGTCGACAACGGCTATCGCTGGGACGACCCGGAGGTGGGGCGCGAGCTCGCGGCGATCGGCGCGCCCGGCTTCCCCGACGGCGTGGGCATGAACCTGGCCATCCCGACGATGCTCACCCACGCCAACGACGACGTGCAGGCGCGTCTCGTGCGGCCGACCGCCACCGGCGAGATGACCTGGACGCAGTTGTTCTCCGAACCGGGCGCGGGTAGCGACCTCGCGGGGCTGTCGACACGCGCTGATCGCGACGGCGACGTGTTCCGCGTCAACGGCCAGAAGGTGTGGAACACGTCCGCACATCACGCCGACTACGGGTTGTTGCTCGCCCGCACCGACTGGGACGCGCCGAAGCACCGCGGCATCACGTGCTTCGCCATCCCGATGCATCAGGACGGCGTCGAGGTGCGGCCGCTGCGGCAGATGAACGGCCACGCGTCGTTCAACGAGGTGTACTTCACCGACGCCGTCGTTGACGCCGCCGACGTCATCGGTGAAGTGAACGACGGATGGGCGGTTGCGCTCACGACGCTGGCGCACGAGCGTCGGCTGGCACCGATCCACCGGGGCGGGCCCGTCGGGAGCGCGCCACCGGGTCGGGCGTGGGAAGAGGCGACGGCCGAGACGCTGCGCAACTCGCAGCCCTACACGTGGTATCCCCAGCGCGCCGGGCGTCCCGACCTCGTCGCCGCCGCCCACACCGACGATCCGATCGCCCGCCAGGAGATCGCCCGCACGGTGTCGCTCGGGCGCGCCGCGCAGTGGACGGCGATGCGTGCGGCTGCCGCGCGTGCGGGGGGCAAGCCGCCGGGTGCGGAGGGGTCGCTCGGCAAGCTGTCGTCGTCCAACATCGCCCGCCAGGCGGCGCGGACCCACACGTTGCTGGCCGGTGCGAGTGCGATGACCAGGTCCGACCCGATCGTCGCCGAGGTGTTGATCTCGGTCCCGGCCGTCTCGATCGCCGGCGGTACGGACGAGATCCAGCACAACATCCTGGGCGAGCGCATCCTCGGCCTTCCCCGCGAACCCGACGAGTCGAGGGACGCCCCCTTCCGCGACGTCCGCCGCTCCACCTAGCCGCGCCCGGGCGGGCTCGTGGGGACTTCCGGAGGGTTATGGCTGCATTGCGACCGCAAGCCTCCGAAGATGACGGCTGGCGCCCCTCCTTAGTGATCCGAACAGCCGCAAGGTTCCAAGACCGAAGGCCGAAGACGCCAAGCTGGTGATTGCGCCGACGGATCGACGGGAACGTATAAGTGAGAGCTCGCACGGACCCCTGTGGATGAGTGTCCCGCGGACACGCCGTCTCCGCGAGAGACTCATCCACAGGTTTTGACCTTCGCTGATCGAGCAGCCTTAGTGCGGAAGGTAGCCAGAGTGCGAGTACGCCAGACAGCTGAGTTTGTGATTTGGAGTTCAAAGGTCACTGCCGAGGAGATCGACGAACGGCTCGATATTGCTGATGGGCAAGTCACCGCCCGTGGCTCGAAGGTTGCGGGACCACCTCCATTGCCGCGGTTTCACATGTGGGAGTTGAAGTCAGACCTCCCCGACACCGAGCGCATCGATCAACATCTCAAGCAACTGTTCGGCAAGTTGCATCCGAGCGAACGTGTTCTCAAGGACCTGCTGGCGACGAACCACGACATGGTCGCTCAGCTCCAAGTGGTGCGGTACTTCGACGAAGGCCCTGACGACTACGCAGACGCTCCAGTTCCAGGCGTTGAAGAGCCACCTCCGAATTGGGCGCTCGTGCCAGGGCAACACCGCTTGTTGGGCATGGTCTTATCCGCGGAATGGATCGCATTCCTCCACAACGTCGGGGCGAACCTACAGTTCGACGAGTACGACTAGTCGCGCTCAGGCGCGGTCGACGGGCACGTAGCCCGTGCCGAAGTGCGACGCGTGGGAGACCATCGGCATGCCGCCAGCACTTGATCTAACCCGGAGGCCGCTTGCTCTTCGGGAGGCCCGCGACCACTTGGTCGTAGGAGTGCTCGATCATCTCGCGGAGTTCGTCGTCGGCGATCGAACCGTCAACGGCGACCGTGTTCCAGTGCTGCTTGTTCGTGTGGTAGCCGGGTTCGACTGCCGCGTACTTCTGGCGTAGCCACACGGCGAGTTCGGGGTCGCATTTGAGCGTCATCGTGACGGCGCCGTCGACGGGCACGAGGGCGAACATCTTGCCGACGACCTTGAACACGGCCACGCCGTCGCCGAACGGGTACTCCTCGGTGACGCGGGCGAGGCTGTTGCAATACTCGAACACGGCCTTTCGGTTCACGCCGCAGTCCTAGCGCGTACGGTTCGGGCATGACGACGCGCACCGCGTACCGGACCTGCCCGTTGTGCGAGGCGGGGTGCGGCCTCGAGATCACCCTCGACGGCGACACCGTGACCCGCATCCGCGGCGATAGGGACGACGTGTTCAGCCACGGCTTCATCTGCCCGAAGGGGTCGACGCTCAAGGACCTGCACGAGGATCCGGACCGCCTGCGGACGCCGCTGGTCAAGCGCGACGGCGCGTTCGTGGAGGCGACCTGGGACGAGGCGTGGGCCGCGATCGAAACCGGTATCGGCGGGGTGATCGAGCGCCACGGGCGCAACGCACTCGCGGCCTACGTCGGCAACCCGAACGCCCACAACATCGGCGCCGGCCTGTTCCTGCGCGGGGTGCTGAAGGGCCTCGGGTCGCCGAACATCTTCTCGGCGTCGACGGTCGACCAGCGCCCCAAGGAGATCTCGGCGGGGCTGATGTTCGGCGGCTTTACTGTCCCCGTCCCCGACATCGACCGCACCGACTTCTGCCTCATGCTCGGCGCCAACCCGTACGCGTCCAACGGCTCGCTGGCGACGGCGCCCGACTGGCCCGGACGGCTCGAAGCGCTCATCGCCCGCGGCGGCGAGCTGGTCGTGGTCGACCCGCGCCGCAGCCGCACCGCCGAGACGGCGACGCAGTGGGTCGCCATCCGCCCCGGCACCGACGCCCACTTCCTCGCGGCGGTCGCCAACGTCTTGATCGCCGACGGGCTCGTCGACCTGGGCGCCGTCGCCGACCACGTGGCCGGCTACGACGACGTCGTCGCCGGACTGGCGCCGTTTACGCCCGAAGCCGTCGCCGAGGTAACCGGCGTCGCCGCTGAGGTGACGCGCGGCATCGCCCACCGCCTCGCCGCCGCACCGAGCGCGTGCGTGTACGGCCGCATCGGCACGACGACCCAGGCGTTCGGTACCACGACCTCCTGGCTCGTCGACGTCGTCAACATCTTGTCGGGCAACCTCGACAAGCCGGGCGGCGCCATGTTCACCAAGGCCGCCGCCGGCCAGGCGAACACCCGCGGCGAGCCGGGTAAAGGGCGCGGCATGCGCGTCTACCGCGGCGAATCGCGCGTCAGCGGCATGAAGGGCACGCTCGGTGAGCTGCCGGTCGCGGTGATGGCCGAGGAGATCGAGACCCCGGGCGACGGCCAGATCCGCGGCATGGTCACCATCGCCGGCAACCCCGTGCTGTCGACGCCCAACGGCGGCCGCCTCGACCGGGCTATGTCGCAGCTGGAGTTCATGGTCGCCGTCGACATCTATGTCAACGAGACGACGCGCCACGCTGATGTGATCCTGCCGGTGCCGAGCGCGCTGCAAAAGCCGCACTACGACCTGTCGTTGCTGCAACTCGCCATTCGCAACGTGGCCAACTGGTCCGAGCCGGTGCTGCCCCTCGACGACGGCCAGCCCGACGAGTGGGAAGTGCTGGCGAAGCTGGCGCTGATCGTGAGCGGTGTACCGGCGGCGCAGGCCGACCCGGCGCTCGCCGACGACGCCGCGTATAACGCCATGGCCGAACACGCCGGCGACGACGTGCGCGCCGCCATCGCGGCGACCGGCCGCACCGGTCCGGCGCGCATCGTCGATTTCATGCTGCGCACCGGCCCCTACGACGTCACCCTCGACGACCTGATCGCCAACCCGCACGGCATCGACTTCGGCGCCCTCGAGCCGCGCATGCCCGAAGCGCTGCGCACGCCGACGGGCCAGATCGAACTGGCACCCGTCGAGGTGATGGACGACCTGCCGCGCCTCGCCGCCGCCATGACCGCCGCCGTCGATCCCGAGCGGCCGTTCCTGCTCGTCGGGCGCCGGCACCTCAAGTCGAACAACAGCTGGATGCACAACGTGCCGGTGCTGCTGAAGTCGACCAAGCACCGCTGCACCATGCAGCTGCACCCGGACGACGCGGCGCGCCTCGGCCTCGCCGACGGCGACCCCGCCGTCGTCACCAGCCGCGTCGGCGAGGTCACCGTGCCCGTCGAGATCACCGACGGCATCCGTCCCGGCGTCGTGTCGATCCCGCACGGCTGGGGCCACGGCGACCCCGGCGTACAACTGCGCGTCGCCCGGGAACACGCCGGTGTCAACACCAACGTCCTCACCGACGAACTCGGCGTCGATCCCGTCTCGGGCAACTCCATCCTCAACGGCATTCCGGTTTCGGTGGTGGCGGCCCGCTGATCGCATAACATGACACCGACGTCGGGTTTTGCCGGCGGTGGCGTGTGGGGGAAGAGATGGCCATCAGCAGGCGGTCGTTCGTGGGTGGCCTCGCGGCCGCGGCCGCGATAGCGCCGGTCAAACGTCTGCGGCTCGACGCGTTCGCCCAAGGCGGTTCGTCTGCCGGTCGACGCATCGTGGGCGTCGACGTGTCGAAGCACCCCGTGCCGTTCCCGCCCAACCTGCAGCGCGTCTGCCAGTTCGACCAGGCGTGGCTCGACACGATCGCGCGGCGGTACTGGGACGACTACGCCAGCCATCTCAACCGCCCGCTGAACGCCTACGACCGCGCCGACTTCTGGTTCCGCTACGTGGCCATCCCGCTGCAGGAAAAGGCGATGCGCGGCGAGTCACTCGGGACCGGTGGCAGTCGTGTCGAGAAGGACCTCGCGCTGATCCACATGGTGGGTTACTACGGTGGCATCTGGTTCGGCAAGAAGCTCGACGAGTTCCTGCACATGTCGACCACGGCGAAATGCAAGACCCCCGAACCGGGCCCGACCACCGCCGACTTCGACGCCATGACGGCGTCGCTGCAGACGTCGATCGACACGGCACGCGACGGCAGCAACCTCGAGGTCATCGAGGCGGCCGAGCAGGCGTTGCGCGGCGGCGACTTGCTCTTCTACCTGTCCAACGGTGTACCGACGCTCAACGGTCTGATCGGTTCGTACGCCTACAACGTCGGTTACACGAACGCGATCCTCGTGCCCGACAACCGCGCGCTGCCGCCGCCGGCGAATCCAAAGGGCCCGTCGCCGTTCAGTCCACCGTGGAACAGCTTCGTGTCGAAGCCAACCGGCGTGTTCGACGCGTCGTATCCCGTGTGGTCGAATCCGAAGACGGCGCGGCATCGCCAGCCGCTGCCACCGAGCCCGCAGCCGTTCAAGCCCGTTCCGTACCTCACCGGTGCGGTTCCGGCGCTGCGGTTGAGTCGCGCCAAACTGGCCGACGCGCAGCATCACTACGCCGCGCAGCTCAAGCGCATCAAAGCCGGCCGTTTCGACCGGCACGGCAATACGGTCGTGCGCGGTGACCTGGCCGACCTGGCGGAGGCCGCGTATGACGTCGGCACCGCGATGTGGACGGGCGTGCCCACGCTGAACATCCGCCCGTGGGACAAGCCGAGCTACGACCTCATCGTCTCGCTCAGCATCTTCTTCGTGCAGGCGATGCAGGCGCCGGGACAGGCGTGCCTGGCGGCCGCGGCGGCGAGCAACGCTGCGGACGCGCGCAACGCGCTGATGACGGCTGCCATCGCCGCGCCGTTCGGCCTCAGCTACCTGATCGCGCTCAACCGTGGCAACAGCGGCGCGTATGCGTGTTACAACGCCGACGCGTCGATCCCGCCCTTCATCTTCGGCGACTAGCGCCGAACAACGAGTCGTGGATCACCGCCGTGAGCGTGTCGGTGATCGCGTCGGCGTCGACCCCCAAGAGTCCGGCGGCGGCGTAGTAGTTCAACCGCTCGATCACGGAGAGGAAGGCGACGGCCGACGCACCGGGATCGACGTCGGTCGGGTCGCCGGCGCGGATCGCCGCGGCGATGGCCTTGGTGGTGGACCCGAACAACTTCGGCCCAAACGCGCCGAACTCGCCCGCGCCCGCTTCGGCTTCGGTCCAGGCGCACAGCAACGCCGCGTGCCGCGCGTACAACGTGACGAACCCGTCGACCCAGACGCGCAGACTCGCCTGCGACGCGGCATCGTCGCGAATCGGTTGCAGGCTGAGGGCGTGGGCGTGGATGTCGTCGCCGACTTCGGTGAGCACCGCACGGAAGAGGTCGTCTTTGCCGCCGAAGTATTCGTAGAACGTGGTGCGCGCCATCCCGGAGCGGGCGACGATGTCGTCGACGGTCGCGGCGTTGTAGCCGACCGAGCCGAAGACGTCGGTGGCTGCCTGGAAGAGGCGTCCGATGGCGGCGCGGCCGGCGCGGTTGCGCACGCGGGTCGTCATTACGCTGCACCCGTCCGATGAGCGAGCGTCCCATCCACATTCCTGCCGGCATTCCCGCCGCGTCCCGGCCGTTGCGGGCGCGCGGCCGCGTGACCATGGCTCGTCTGATGGACGCCGGGCTCGAGGTGCTGGCCGAGGACGGCTGGCACGACGCGTCGATCGACGCGGTGGTGGTGCGCGCCGGCGCGGCGCACGGAACCTTCTACCGGTACTTCGCCAACAAGCAGGATCTCTTGCTCACGCTGGCGCACGAGTGCGCCGCCGTCATGGTCGAACTCGTGTCGCATCTCGACGCCGTCGGTCCCGGCGCCGCCGGGCGCGACGCCGTGCGGTCGTTCCTCGTGCGCTTCCTCGACGCCTACGACCGCTACCAGGGGGTGGTGCGGGCGTGGATGGAAAGCCAGGTCGACCATCCCGACCTTCGCGCGCTGGGGGAGGACGTGATGGGCGCGTTCGCGGCGCGTTTCATCGCGCTGACGGGCGATCCCATGCGCGCCGCTGCGTTGCTGGCCTTGCTCGAGCGCTCCAGTTACGGGCTCGCGGCGCGCGGCGTGCGCATCGGTCGCGACCGCATGCTCGACACCCTGACGACCATCGTGCATCGCGGCTTCCTCAGCCCAGCTGCGCCCGCAGCGACGTCTTCTTGATCTTGCCCATCGGCGTGCGCTCGAAGTCGGCGACGACGAAGAACTCCTCGGGCACCTTGTAGCGCGCTAGTTCGACGGCGCAGCGGGCCCGCAGCGCGTCGAGGTCGAGGTCGGCGTCGCCGTTGCGTTGCACGAAGGCGACCACCCGCTCGCCGAGGCGTTCGTCGGGCGCTCCGACTACCGCGCACGCCGCGACTGCGGGATCGCCGTGCAACACCCGCTCGACTTCGGCGGGGTAGACGTTGGCGCCGCCTCGGATAATGAGATCGGCCTTACGGTCCTCGATGAACAGGTTCCCGTCGACGCCGATGCGCCCGATGTCCTGCGTGTGCAGCACGCCGCCGCGCAGCGCCTCGGCGGTGGCATCGGGACGGTTCCAGTAGCCGAGCATCGGCGTGTACAGGCCGGCGAACGGACCGGTCGCGGCGGGGCGAACGCACACCTCGCCGGTCTCGCCGGCGGGCACCTCGTTGCCGTCGTCGTCGAGGATGACGATCTCGACCTGGGGGAGCGCCTTGCCACACGAGCCGGGAACGCGCGGCTCGAGCGGGCTCTCGACGGTGACGGCGGTAGGCGCTTCGGTCAACCCGTAGCCGGAGTAGATCTCGGTGCCGAAACGCTTGCGGTACAGGACGCGGAACTCTTCGGGAATGGCGGCGCCGCCGACACCGGGGCGCACGAGCGAGACGAGGTCGTCGTCGCGCACGTCGGGATGGTGGAGCAGGTCGTGGATCATTGCGGGGACCGCCGAGAACGTCGACACCTTCTCGTCGCGGATCCACTCGGCAAGCCCGACGGGGTCGACGCGGTCGATCGCCACCAGCGTCTGGCCCACCTGGTACGCGACGAGCGGGCCCAGCACGAGCAGGTTCAAGATGGTGAGGGGCAACGCGACGCCGAGAACGTGATCCGGATTCGCCGAGCCGGTCGTCGCCGAGACGTGGCCCGGCAACAGCAAGTTGTGCTGCGAGTGCACGACGCCTTTCGGGTAGCCGGTGGTGCCGCCCGTGTAGGCGATCGCCGCCGGGGCGTGCGGGTCGACCGCGCCCGGCGCGCCGTCGTGGCCCTCGCCGCCGGCGACCAGCTCTCGCCACCGTTCAGGCGTGTCGACGAAGCACGCCGCGTCGCAGTCCTCCAGCAACCACGCCTTCTCCGGCGGCGCCAGCGCGCGGTTGATGCCGACCCAGATGGCGCGGATGCG harbors:
- a CDS encoding TauD/TfdA family dioxygenase produces the protein MTITADLNGLLTDYHPGPRVYSRTPDGWADTPYSRFTVEPLTPTIGAVINGVSLADDVDDELFAQLNRALLEWKVIFFRNQDITGEQHADFAAHWGPLESHPFIKLTTDQSHGKAEVVRFEKGPDLGGYENVWHSDVTWREIPSLGSVLRAIEVPPVGGDTMWADMCAAYDGLNDATKQRIEGLVAEHDWLYSFGLTMKPAERDALRQDFPPARHPVVRTHPETGRKMLYVNRGFTQFIVGMDPDESRALLEQLWIQAGFGEYQCRWKWQPGDVAFWDNRSTQHYAISDYFPNRRVMERITIIGDQPF
- a CDS encoding TetR family transcriptional regulator, which translates into the protein MAVRGEAARAALVEAAERLFAQRGIEGVSLRDVSAAAGQRNHNAAQYHFGDRLGLVAAVYENRMRVVNQRRQAHLTGVADGDVRGLVAAIVVPLVEVVAEVDGWYARFQARARWDTEAWDALQRVATGAPFATAMRKLNRALDDLSRPIRHSRLDQLMTLVLGTIAGWEGAGDRGQARLSPEVLADELISTGVAVLTAPVLERTRP
- a CDS encoding peroxiredoxin, which translates into the protein MLNTGDTVDDFELPDETGTPRTLSGLLESGPVVLFFYPAAMTSGCTAEACHFRDVAKDFAEVGAHPVGISADKVDKQKQFADKHGFGYPLLADSDKKVATMFGVSRGLGPIKLRFDKRVTFVIDTDRTILAVIKSETSMEKHADEALAALKPRAS
- a CDS encoding TetR/AcrR family transcriptional regulator, coding for MSLTSSSLRERKKQRTADDLFDAALSLFAQRGYDDVTVEEICELADVSRATFFRYYGSKAGLVAEFNRRLAERVTARIARLKEPTATEQLFAMQEELADAWTNCGPAVRAMALDFAHVVTVDADTAPPPFPELLMLVTGIVDDGQRSGEFATSHAPVFVAATIAGLLGGITMHWLATRVDRDGRPTKQGKLGRAMHDALDLLIKGLEK
- a CDS encoding cytochrome P450, encoding MTMIEVPPEPPVDHPAALFVVPRLWADMDEWHARVAKLRAETPVIEADFEGFAPFTVLTRHEDIASIERDHNSWLNTPFSVLGPQMQQEQAEASGMPLPASLVQLDGTKHRTHRAVTADWFKPAVVGNRQERIAEIAQQYVDKMRDLGDRCDFAADIAQPYTLHVIMDIYGVPEEDEPLMRELTQGVFGAADPEFGGDDPGAALLGAVMKFIAYFNEVTEDRKAHPRDDLASVIANAQIDGAPIGDIERLWYYIIVATAGHDTTSYGLSGGMEALLHDPAQLFGLAGDPDRVVRATEEIIRWTTPVRHFLRYTTHDVELHGVNIPEGGRVLLSYPSANRDERVFADSMTFDIDRTDSDRQLSFGAGVHFCLGAHFARREIRTMLTLLSEQLASIEANGTPQWSESHFVSGVKHLPIGYTFKP
- a CDS encoding acyl-CoA dehydrogenase family protein gives rise to the protein MSLADLWDPNLSLLEWRTRLVDNGYRWDDPEVGRELAAIGAPGFPDGVGMNLAIPTMLTHANDDVQARLVRPTATGEMTWTQLFSEPGAGSDLAGLSTRADRDGDVFRVNGQKVWNTSAHHADYGLLLARTDWDAPKHRGITCFAIPMHQDGVEVRPLRQMNGHASFNEVYFTDAVVDAADVIGEVNDGWAVALTTLAHERRLAPIHRGGPVGSAPPGRAWEEATAETLRNSQPYTWYPQRAGRPDLVAAAHTDDPIARQEIARTVSLGRAAQWTAMRAAAARAGGKPPGAEGSLGKLSSSNIARQAARTHTLLAGASAMTRSDPIVAEVLISVPAVSIAGGTDEIQHNILGERILGLPREPDESRDAPFRDVRRST
- a CDS encoding DUF4279 domain-containing protein, which encodes MRVRQTAEFVIWSSKVTAEEIDERLDIADGQVTARGSKVAGPPPLPRFHMWELKSDLPDTERIDQHLKQLFGKLHPSERVLKDLLATNHDMVAQLQVVRYFDEGPDDYADAPVPGVEEPPPNWALVPGQHRLLGMVLSAEWIAFLHNVGANLQFDEYD
- a CDS encoding MmcQ/YjbR family DNA-binding protein, coding for MNRKAVFEYCNSLARVTEEYPFGDGVAVFKVVGKMFALVPVDGAVTMTLKCDPELAVWLRQKYAAVEPGYHTNKQHWNTVAVDGSIADDELREMIEHSYDQVVAGLPKSKRPPG
- a CDS encoding molybdopterin oxidoreductase family protein → MTTRTAYRTCPLCEAGCGLEITLDGDTVTRIRGDRDDVFSHGFICPKGSTLKDLHEDPDRLRTPLVKRDGAFVEATWDEAWAAIETGIGGVIERHGRNALAAYVGNPNAHNIGAGLFLRGVLKGLGSPNIFSASTVDQRPKEISAGLMFGGFTVPVPDIDRTDFCLMLGANPYASNGSLATAPDWPGRLEALIARGGELVVVDPRRSRTAETATQWVAIRPGTDAHFLAAVANVLIADGLVDLGAVADHVAGYDDVVAGLAPFTPEAVAEVTGVAAEVTRGIAHRLAAAPSACVYGRIGTTTQAFGTTTSWLVDVVNILSGNLDKPGGAMFTKAAAGQANTRGEPGKGRGMRVYRGESRVSGMKGTLGELPVAVMAEEIETPGDGQIRGMVTIAGNPVLSTPNGGRLDRAMSQLEFMVAVDIYVNETTRHADVILPVPSALQKPHYDLSLLQLAIRNVANWSEPVLPLDDGQPDEWEVLAKLALIVSGVPAAQADPALADDAAYNAMAEHAGDDVRAAIAATGRTGPARIVDFMLRTGPYDVTLDDLIANPHGIDFGALEPRMPEALRTPTGQIELAPVEVMDDLPRLAAAMTAAVDPERPFLLVGRRHLKSNNSWMHNVPVLLKSTKHRCTMQLHPDDAARLGLADGDPAVVTSRVGEVTVPVEITDGIRPGVVSIPHGWGHGDPGVQLRVAREHAGVNTNVLTDELGVDPVSGNSILNGIPVSVVAAR